GGCAACACGCTGTCGGCCTGGGCGATTCCGTACCTCCTGGCCGTGGGCACCCTCCGGGAACTCCGCGAACGACCCGAGGACGTCATCCAGGAGGGGAACGTCAAGATTTCGCGCGCGGAGGTCTTCGCCGTGATGCAACAGTTCGAACAGGACCTCTCGAGGTCGGCACTCGAGGAGTTGCGAAGCGAGATGTCCGAGAAGCCGCTTCATCAGTAGTGAGTTCGTGTCTGCCGGTAGTGAGTTCGTGTCCGCGAGTAGTGGGTCCGCGAGGGCTCGAGAGAGGTGGAATATTCGACGGCACGCAACTTACTACAGAAAATATATCGTATTACTATCCAGAGTATAGTATCGGGTCGGCACGTGCGCCTCGAGCATCCAAAATTCGTCGGCGATTGCCGCTCTTCGGGTTGCGCAGCCTCGAAATCCGCGGGATGTCCAGGACGGGAAAATTTAGCGCAGACGTTACTCGAGTGCGAAGACGTCCGCCTCGAGCAGTCTGTCGGGGGTTACGGTGATCGCCACGTGGGCCTCCGTGACGCCCCAGCCGGGTTCGAGCTGGTCCTCGATTGAATCGCTCGAGAGTTGAATCGACTCGTCGTCAAGTCGTACACGAATGCCGTAGGGACGGGCGGTCTCGTGCCACGGGCCCCGAACGGCCTGGCGGTCGCGGCCGCTCTCGTGGCCGGCGGGGTCGAGCCAGCGAGTGGTCTCGCGGGCGGTTTCGAGGTCAGTGCCGACGGCAATCTCGACCGTGGCGCGCTCGCTCGAGTCGTTGACGACGTAAAGCGACGCGATCCGGAAGGTGCCGGGATCGGAACGCTGGCCCCAGGCGACGGCGGCGGTCAGGGTCGTGCCGAGACCGCCGAGCCCGAGACCGAGGACTGTTCGGCGGGAGTACGTTGGAGTGGAGGGCATCGGCTACCGAACACTTCAACGGCGCTACTCATATACCTGTTGACTCGCCAAGAGGTATGCGAGTGCTAGTCGTACTCGTAGAAGCCCCGTCCGGTCTTTTTGCCGAGGTCGCCTGCCTCGACCTTGCGCTTGAGGAGGTAGGCAGGCTTGTACCGGTCCCCGAGTTCCTCGTACATGGTCTCGGAGGCGTGCAGGCAGACGTCGAGGCCGATGTGGTCGGCCAGTTTCAGCGGCCCCATCGGGACGTTCGTTCCGAGTTCCATCCCTGCGTCGATGTCGTCCTTGCTCGCGACGCCCTCGTCGTAGGCTCTGATCCCCTCGTTGAGCCAGGGCATCAGGATGCGATTCGTGACGAAACCGGGCTTGTCGTCCGATTCCCAGGTCGTCTTCCCGAGGTCCTCGGCGACCTCGTGAGCCAGGTCGGTGACCGCATCAGTGGTCTTCTCCCCGACGACGATTTCGACGCCCTCCATGATCGGGACGGGATTCATGAAGTGCAGGCCGACGACGCGCTCGGGGTGCTCGAGCGGCGCCGCGATCGAGGTGATCGAGAGCGTGCTCGTGTTGGTCGCGAGCACGACGTCCGCGTCGCAGTGGGCCTCGAGGTCCTGGAAGATGTCGCGCTTAATATCCATATTTTCGACGGCGGCCTCGACGACCAGGTCGCAGTCGGCGAGGGCCGCGATGTCGGTCGTCCCGGCGATTCGCTCCCGAATCGTGTCGGGGTCGTCGGGCAGGGCGTCCTTCCCGTCGAGGCGTTCGAGGCTGTCGGAAATCGCGTCGAATCCGCCCTCGACGTACTCGGATTCGATGTCGCGCATGATTACGTCGTAGCCGGTCGTGGCGGCGACCTGGGCGATACCGCTCCCCATCGTCCCCGCGCCGACGACGCCGATTCGCTCGATGTCCTGGCGTACCATGGCGGGCAATACTTGCGATTCGCTGGTAAGTGTAGCGATACGTCGGAACGAGCCGCCGGTCGAGTCCCCGTCCCCCTGCTGGATTCGGTGCGAAAAGGGGACGGCGACCGCGGCGTCAGACGTCGCGACTGCTGGCGATTTTCTCGAGGGGGAAGGTTCAAGTTCCGGGCGTGTGAGGTACTGATAGTTCCGGTGAATCGCGTGAGCAAGGAAAACGTGGCCGAAACGAGAGACGACTCCGCAGAGGTCCTCGAGCCAGGCCATCGCGAGGCTCTCCAGGACGCGGGTATCAAACCGGCAGTCGTCTCCAGAGAGCGGTGCTCCTATCGGATGCTGCTCGACGCCGGCCTCGACGAAGACGCCGCCGACGCGCTCCGCCGACAGTTCTCCCTGCCGTGGTCGTTCGAGACCGACGGCGACCTGGACCGGCGCTCGAGCGAGGTCCGCGGCCTGGGAGAGGCCGAACGCGCCTGGGTCGCCGCGAGCGCCGACGAGGGCTGGCAGGCGTTCGAACCCATCCCCTCGAGCGGGGCCGAAGCGGGAGCCGAGGACGCACCCGACCGTCCCTGGCCCCGGCCCACGCCGGTAACGGCAGTCACCGGTGTCAGTCCTGAAAACGCCGCGAGGCTGGCCGAGGCGGGGGTCAACTCCGCGGAACGGCTGGCGACGATTCAAGCGACCGAAGTCGCGAAGGTCCTCGAGTTGAGCGTGCTCCACGTTCGGACGTGGCGTCACAACGCTCGCGAGTTAGTCGATTGAGCGAATCATCCGGGCCACTTGAGCCATCCGACCCGCCTACCTCGAGGCTAGCGAGCACATCCCAAATACGTATCACCCATTGGATAGATACTCGAGCGTGACGTTTGGAGCAGGACGACGACCAGCGGATGCGGGCCGGGGAGCACCGAATTTACTACTCGAGAAAGTATTTTTCAGCTGAGAGGACCGCCAACGATATATGGGTCGATGGTGGAGTTGCAGGCAGATGCGACCCATCGACGACTCACCGATCGTTCGCGACGGAAACGCCTGCATTCTCGCGATGGACCACGGCCTCGAGCACGGGCCGGTCGACTTCGAGGCGGTGCCCGAGAAGCTCGACCCCGCAACCGTGTTCGAGACGGCGACCCACGACGCGGTGACGTGCATCGCCGTCCAGAAGGGGATCGCCGAGGGCTACTACCCGAGCTACGAGGACGACGTCAACCTCCTGGTCAAACTCAACGGCACGTCGAACCTCTGGATGGGCGAACCGGACTCCTCGCTCAACTGTTCGGTGGAGTACGCCGCCGAAATCGGAGCCGACGCGGTCGGGTTCACCCTCTACGGCGGGTCGAACAACGAGGTCGAGATGGCCGAGGAGTTCCGCGAGATCCACGAGGCCGCCCGCGAGTACGACCTCCCCGTCGTCATGTGGTCGTACCCGCGCGGCCAGGGGCTGAAAAACGACACGAAACCGGGTACGATCTCCTACGCGACCCGACTGGCCCTCGAACTGGGCGCTGACATCGCGAAGGTCAAGTACCCCGGCAGTGCCGACGCCATGGAACACGCCGTCCGGTGTGCCGGCGACATGAAGGTCGTCATGAGCGGCGGCTCGAAGACCGACGACCTCGACTTCCTCTCGACGGTCGAGGCCGTGATCGCCGCCGGCGGCAACGGCCTCGCCGTGGGCCGAAACGTCTGGCAGCGCGAGAACCCCGAACGGCTGCTCGACGCCCTCGAGAAGGTCATCTACGAGGAAGAGACGGCCGACGCCGCGCTCGAGGCGTGACGATGTCGACGGCGCTCAACGGCGCGGTCGAGCCGGTCGATTCGATCATTCGGACAGTCGCTCGATCGGCAACAGAGATTCGTCAGGGACTCATCGGCCGCCGGAGCAGCGCCGCCGAGGAGAACCCCAGCGGCGAAACCCAGCTCGAGGCCGACGTCTGGGCCGACGACCTCCTCTACGATCGCCTCTCGCGACTCGAGGGGGTCGCCCAGTACGCGAGCGAGGAGCGCGAGGAAATTCTCGACTGCGGCGACGACATCGGCGTGGACGACGGCGTCGCCGTCGCCCTCGACCCGCTCGACGGCTCCTCGAACCTGAAGTCGAACAACACGATGGGAACCATCGTCGGGATCTACGACGAGCCACTCCCGGCGCCAGGCGAGGCCCTCGTGGGCGCGTGTTACGTCCTCTACGGGCCGATCATCACGATGGTCGTCGCCACCGAGGACGGCGTTTCTGAGTACGAACTCGGCGGCGGCGAGGCGACGGTCGTCCAGGACGACGTGACCCTCCCCGACGACCCGGTCGTCTACGGCGTCGGCGGGCGCGTTCCCGACTGGCCGCCGGCGATCGAGACCTACGTGAGCCGCCTCGAGAGCGAACTCAAACTCCGGTATGGCGGCGCGATGATCGGCGACGTCAACCAGGTGTTGACCTACGGCGGCCTCTTCGCGTACCCGACCCTCGAGTCGAGTCCCGAGGGGAAACTGCGCGTCCAGTTCGAGGGTAACCCCATCGGCTACATCCTCGAGCAGGCAGGGGGCCGCTCGAGCGACGGGCACGGCTCCCTGCTCGCCGTCGAACCGACCGAACTCCACCAGCGGACGCCGCTGTACGTCGGAAACGAGGCGTACGTCGATCTGATCGAGGACGTCCTCGCGGACACGTAGCTCGTCAGCGGCGAGTGGATCCCGGCTCCGTCGGCGGTCGGGGAAACCCGACACCCCTTTACTCGCGCCCCGAAAACGGGGTGGTATGTTCCGTTCACTCCGTGCGGAGGTCGAGGCCGCCCTCGAGGGGGCGCTCTCTACGCTCGACCTCCCGACCGACGACCTCGGCATCGAAGAGCCACCGGAAGACGTCCCGGCCGTCCTGGCCTCGAGCGTCGCCTTCCGGCTGGCCGGCGAGATGGGGGCGGCCCCGCCACAGGTCGCGGCCCAGCTAGCCGAGGAAATCGACGTCGACGATCTCGAGTACGTCGGCCGGATCGACACCCAGGGGCCCTATCTCAACGTCCTGCCGAGCGACGCCTACTTCGCCGACACTCTCGCGGCGGGTACCGACGAGGCCTACGGCCACCTGCCCGACCGCGACACCTCGGTCGTCGTCGAGCACACCAGCGCCAACCCCACCGGCCCGGTCCACGTCGGCCGCGCCCGCAATCCAATCGTCGGCGACGCTGTCGCGAACGTCCTCGACGCCGCGGGCTACGACGTCGAGCGCCACTACTACGTCAACGACGCCGGCCGCCAGATGGCCGTCTTCACCTGGGCCTACGAGACCTTCGACGAGGACGACCTCGATTCCGAGCCCGACCGCGACCGCATCGAGTACGACCTCGTGCGCTACTACCAGAAAGGTAACGCCTACCTCGAGGAGGCCGACGAGGACGCGGTCGAGGCGGCCGAAGCCGAAATCCAGGGCATCCTGCAGGGGCTCGAAGCGGGCGACGAGGAGACCTACGAGCGCGTCCAGACGGTAGTCGATCAGGTGCTCGGCGGAATGAAGCAGTGTCTGGCCCGTCTCCCCGCGACGTTCGACCAGTTCGTCAAGGAGACCCGGTTCATGCGCGACGGGAGCACCCAGGACCTCGCCGACCGCCTCCAGGACACCGAGTACGCCGTCCTGGAGGAGGGGGCCTGGCAACTCGACCTCGAGGAGTGGGGCATCGAGAAGAAGCTCGTCTTCCTGCGTTCGGACGGCACCTCGCTGTACACGACCCGCGACCTCGCCCATCACGAGTGGAAGTTCGACACCTACGACCGCGCCGTGACCGTACTCGGTGAGGATCACAAACTCCAGGCGAATCAGCTCGAGGCGGCCCTGGAACTGCTCGGCAACGACACGGACGCGCTGGACTCGATTCACTTCTCGTGGGTCAACCTTCCCGGCGGTGAGGGGATGTCCACTCGCCGCGGAACGGGGATCATGCTCGACGACCTGCTGGACGAGGCCATCGCCCGCGCCCGCGAGGAAGTCGAGAGCCGCATGGACGACCGCATCCGCGACGACGACCTCGACGAGGAGGACGTCGAGCGCATCGCCCACCAGGTCGGGATCGGAGCCGTCCGCTACGACATCGTCTCCAAACAGCCGACGAAGGGGATCACCTTCGAGTGGGACCAGGCACTCGACTTCGAGGCCCAATCGGCCCCCTACGTGCAGTACGTCCACGCACGCTGTTGCGGGATCCTGGACGAGGCCGGTGTCGGCGTCGGTGGCGAGTTCGAAACTGACGTGGACACCGACCTGCTCACCACGGACGCCGAACGCGACCTCCTCGAGACCATCGCTCGCTTCCCGGCTGTCATCGAGGAAGCCGCCGACGACCTCGAGCCCCACCAGGTGGCGACTTTCACCCGCGAGTTCGCCGAGGCGTTCAACGCCTTCTACCGCGAGTGTCCGGTGCTCGCCGACGACGTCGAACCCGACGTGCGCGAGGCGCGCCTGGCGCTGGTCGCCGCCTCGAGGCACACGGTGGCCAATGCGCTGTCCGTGCTCGGGGTCGAGGCACCGGAGTCGATGTGAGTTGGACGCGTACTCCTCAATTAGAGACAGCGTGATTCCGGTCGTTCGGGCGGGTGATCCCGGACGCCCGGACTGAGTGAATGCATAGCACACGACGGCGACGTTGAAGTACGTAGTCCGTGAGTGAAGCGTATGCCCGGAGCCGTATTCCTCGAGGGAGAGCGGGTCGAACTCCAAACCGTCGAACTAGAAGACGCTGAATTCTTGCAGGAACTGATCAACGACCCGGCCGTCCGGACGAGCCTGTTCGCTCACCGTCCCATCGCCGGCCACCAGGAGCGCGAGTGGATCGAATCGATCGGCGAGGACGACGCCGTCAAACTCCTGATCTGCGTCGACGACGAGGCCGTCGGCATCGTCACCCTCGAGCCCCCGAACGACGTCTGGGGTTGTGCCGAAATCGCGTACATGGTCGCGCCGGCCGAGTGGGGCAACGGCTACGCCACCGACGCGGTCGAGGCGCTCTGCGGGTACGCGTTCACCGAACGACGGCTCAACAAGGTGTACGCGAGCGTCTACGCGACGAACGGGGCCTCGGCGCGCGTGCTCGAGAAGGCGGGGTTCCAGAAGGAAGGCGAGTTTCGCCGGGAGGCGTTCGTCGAGGGCGAGTACGTGGACCTCCTTCGGTATGGATTGCTGGCGGATGAGTGGGGTGAACGCCAGTAAGGCCGGGAAAACGAATCAGGCTCGAGCCAGGTCCTCGAACGCCGACGCCGACGTCCTGGTCCCTTTCGCGATCAACACGTCGCCCGCCTGGAGGCTCGCGTCGGCGTCCCCGACCAGCAACCAGCCGTCCTCGGGCCGGCGGATGGCGATGATCGACATGGTCGACTCGGTGTCGGGCATTCCGTCGACGATCGACTGGCCGTCGAGCTGGCTCCCCGGCTCGACCTCGAGGCGGGTGATGATCTCGTCGCTCTCCTCGACGGCCATCTGCACGACCGGGTGGACGTCGATCTCGCGAAAGACGCCCTCCGTGATGTCGACGGCGGCGTCGCTGATGATCTCCGTCGCCTTGCTCAGGTGGATCAACCCGCGCAATCGCACCGGATCCGAAGCGTCGGCGGCCGCCCGCAGCGCCCACGCTTCGAAGCGTGACTCGAGCGCGTCGACCTCCACCTCGAGGTTCTGGACTTCCTCGGCCAGGCCGTCACTGTCGAAGAGGACGCTGCTGTAAGCCAGATCGACGGCCAGTTCCGAGAGGTTCTTCATGTGAACGATTGCGTCGACAGCCCGCTCGAGATCCGCCAGGTCGGGAGTCGCAGCGACTGGGGGCTCGTGGGGTGAGCCGGTCATTGCCTCACAGACCTCCTCGATTCCGGCGTCGGGCCCGCGCATGAACGCTACGTCCGCAGCTTCGACGGTCGTCTGCGGGCCGGGGTTGAGGATCCACTCGTCGCCACGCCGGAGCGCGATGACCCGGACGCCCGTCTCGGACTCCATGTTGATGTCCTGGAGGGTCCGCCCGGCGTATCCCGACTCGTCGGCGACGACCTCGCGGACGAGCGTCTCGACGGCCTCCGGGAGCGCCGCCCGCATCGCCTCCGGGAGACCGATGTCCTCCAGGACGACCTTCGCGATGTCCCCGGCGGCGTCGCTGATCTGGTCTGCGGCGGCGACGATGCCCAGCACCGGCGCGAGCTGTTCGGCGTCGTCCGGGTTTCGGGCCGCCATCATGAGGCTCATCCGCCCGCGCATTTCGAGGAGGTCCATTCGAGACTCGAGGCGCAGGACTTCGCGTGCCAGGTCCTCGTTGCGGTGGAGCACGGCGGAGTACGCGAGGTCGATCAGCAGTTCGGCCGTGTCTTTCATCTCGATCAACACGTCCTTGACGCTGATCGGCTCGTACTCGATGGGCGTCGACGGCGCCTCGTCCGCGAGCGGGTCCATACCCGAACACACCCACCGCGTGGAAAAAAGCGTTTCCCGGCCGTGGTCGCGTATCGGCCGAGAGGCGTCCGATGGCTCGAGCGTCCGACTGTTCGATTTCGACGACTCGCGACGAACAGAGCGGACCGATCCGAACGTCACCCGCCGCTCGTTCGTGTCCTATCTATCGGGGTGACTTTCAATGGCTGGCACTGGAAAGCGAGTCGCTATTCGGTCACGATGCACGAGTATAGTACATGAGAGGAAGACAAACGTCCGTACGATCCGAAGACGAATCGGGATCCTGGCTCGATCGAGTACGGCGGCGATCGGCGGAGGAGCCACCGGAGGAATCGAGCGGCCGATCCGGCTGGAGGAAGTGGAATTCCATGCGGCCAGGGCAGAACCAGCGAGGGAGCTGGTTCGGTCGCCGGAGCGAGGAATCGGAGACGGTCGACGACGAGTCGGGCAGTTGGCTGAGCCGGGCGCGGGCAAAGTACGGTCTCGGCACCCTGCTCGTCGCCGCCGGGGTCGTCCTCGTTCTCTTCCCGGAACCCATCACCTCGACGGTCGGCATGATAATGGTCGGGGCCGGAGTCCTCCTCTGGCTCGCCGGCCTGGTCAGGTGACCGGATCGCCAACCCAAGACTCGCGGGGAACGGCCCTCGAGTGACGTCGTGACCGTCAGTTTTTTCGAAAGACTACGCCACCCGGACAATACCACCCAGAGAGTCTCGAACGCGAAACGGACTGTGCTCCGTATGCTCCTCGAGGCGGCCGATGGTTAGAGGTAACTAAAATTTAAAACAGTGGAAGGCTCGTAGTCGGCTCGCACGTAGACGAGAGACGGGAAGGGGACTGTCTCACCGTCACACACATCCGACACGGTTTTTGCCGGGGGACGGGAATCGACGCCCAATGCTCGACCGGACGATCCTGCGCGAGGACCCCGAGGCGGTCCGCACGGCCCTCGAGAACCGAGGGACCGACGTCGACCTCGAGGCGATCCTGGAGGCCGACGAGGAGTGGCGCGACCTGAAAGCCCGCGGCGACGACCTTCGCCACCAGCGAAACGAGGTGAGTTCGAAGATCGGCGAACTGAAACAGGCCGGCGAGGACGAAGAGGCTGAGGAAGCCATCGAGCGCTCGCAGTCGCTCAAGGCCGAGATCGAGGAGGTCGAGAACCGGGCGACCGAACTCGAGGCCGACCTCGAGGAACGCATTCTCGAGTTACCGCAGATTCCCGACGAGAGCGTCCCCGTCGGCGCGGACGAGGACGAGAACGTCGAGCGCCGCCGGTGGGGGTTCGACGACCTCCGCGACCTGCCCGAAGACGTGACGCCCCACTACGACCTCGGTGAGGATCTGGACGTCATCGACGAAGCCCGAGCAGCGAAGACCACCGGCGCCGGCTTTTACTTCCTCAAGGGCGACGGCGCCCGCCTCGAGCACGCGCTGATCCAGTTCATGCTCGAGGTCCACCGCGAGCAGGGGTACGTCGACCTCCTGCCGCCGGTCCCGGTCTCGAGCGAATCGATGCGAGGGACGGGCCAGTTCCCCAAGTTCGTCGACGACGCCTACCGACTCGGCGGCAGCAACGAGGACCCCTACGAGGACGAGGACCTCTGGCTCTGCCCGACCGCTGAGGTCCCCG
This region of Natronosalvus halobius genomic DNA includes:
- the serS gene encoding serine--tRNA ligase translates to MLDRTILREDPEAVRTALENRGTDVDLEAILEADEEWRDLKARGDDLRHQRNEVSSKIGELKQAGEDEEAEEAIERSQSLKAEIEEVENRATELEADLEERILELPQIPDESVPVGADEDENVERRRWGFDDLRDLPEDVTPHYDLGEDLDVIDEARAAKTTGAGFYFLKGDGARLEHALIQFMLEVHREQGYVDLLPPVPVSSESMRGTGQFPKFVDDAYRLGGSNEDPYEDEDLWLCPTAEVPVTNMYADEILLRDDLPLKHQAVTPNFRREAGEHGTETRGIVRVHQFNKVELVNFVEPETSDDRLEDLVGEAEAVLERLGLPYRILELCTGDLTFASAKTYDIEVWAPGDDMDDGPEEGGRWLEVSSASNFEDFQARRAGLRYRPERHESAEYLHTLNASGLALPRVMVAIIEYYQNEDGTVTVPEALRPYMGGQEIIEGHEKVGESALGAGERE
- a CDS encoding class I fructose-bisphosphate aldolase, which codes for MRPIDDSPIVRDGNACILAMDHGLEHGPVDFEAVPEKLDPATVFETATHDAVTCIAVQKGIAEGYYPSYEDDVNLLVKLNGTSNLWMGEPDSSLNCSVEYAAEIGADAVGFTLYGGSNNEVEMAEEFREIHEAAREYDLPVVMWSYPRGQGLKNDTKPGTISYATRLALELGADIAKVKYPGSADAMEHAVRCAGDMKVVMSGGSKTDDLDFLSTVEAVIAAGGNGLAVGRNVWQRENPERLLDALEKVIYEEETADAALEA
- a CDS encoding GNAT family N-acetyltransferase; amino-acid sequence: MPGAVFLEGERVELQTVELEDAEFLQELINDPAVRTSLFAHRPIAGHQEREWIESIGEDDAVKLLICVDDEAVGIVTLEPPNDVWGCAEIAYMVAPAEWGNGYATDAVEALCGYAFTERRLNKVYASVYATNGASARVLEKAGFQKEGEFRREAFVEGEYVDLLRYGLLADEWGERQ
- the argS gene encoding arginine--tRNA ligase; this translates as MFRSLRAEVEAALEGALSTLDLPTDDLGIEEPPEDVPAVLASSVAFRLAGEMGAAPPQVAAQLAEEIDVDDLEYVGRIDTQGPYLNVLPSDAYFADTLAAGTDEAYGHLPDRDTSVVVEHTSANPTGPVHVGRARNPIVGDAVANVLDAAGYDVERHYYVNDAGRQMAVFTWAYETFDEDDLDSEPDRDRIEYDLVRYYQKGNAYLEEADEDAVEAAEAEIQGILQGLEAGDEETYERVQTVVDQVLGGMKQCLARLPATFDQFVKETRFMRDGSTQDLADRLQDTEYAVLEEGAWQLDLEEWGIEKKLVFLRSDGTSLYTTRDLAHHEWKFDTYDRAVTVLGEDHKLQANQLEAALELLGNDTDALDSIHFSWVNLPGGEGMSTRRGTGIMLDDLLDEAIARAREEVESRMDDRIRDDDLDEEDVERIAHQVGIGAVRYDIVSKQPTKGITFEWDQALDFEAQSAPYVQYVHARCCGILDEAGVGVGGEFETDVDTDLLTTDAERDLLETIARFPAVIEEAADDLEPHQVATFTREFAEAFNAFYRECPVLADDVEPDVREARLALVAASRHTVANALSVLGVEAPESM
- a CDS encoding 3-hydroxyacyl-CoA dehydrogenase family protein; the encoded protein is MVRQDIERIGVVGAGTMGSGIAQVAATTGYDVIMRDIESEYVEGGFDAISDSLERLDGKDALPDDPDTIRERIAGTTDIAALADCDLVVEAAVENMDIKRDIFQDLEAHCDADVVLATNTSTLSITSIAAPLEHPERVVGLHFMNPVPIMEGVEIVVGEKTTDAVTDLAHEVAEDLGKTTWESDDKPGFVTNRILMPWLNEGIRAYDEGVASKDDIDAGMELGTNVPMGPLKLADHIGLDVCLHASETMYEELGDRYKPAYLLKRKVEAGDLGKKTGRGFYEYD
- a CDS encoding potassium channel family protein — its product is MDPLADEAPSTPIEYEPISVKDVLIEMKDTAELLIDLAYSAVLHRNEDLAREVLRLESRMDLLEMRGRMSLMMAARNPDDAEQLAPVLGIVAAADQISDAAGDIAKVVLEDIGLPEAMRAALPEAVETLVREVVADESGYAGRTLQDINMESETGVRVIALRRGDEWILNPGPQTTVEAADVAFMRGPDAGIEEVCEAMTGSPHEPPVAATPDLADLERAVDAIVHMKNLSELAVDLAYSSVLFDSDGLAEEVQNLEVEVDALESRFEAWALRAAADASDPVRLRGLIHLSKATEIISDAAVDITEGVFREIDVHPVVQMAVEESDEIITRLEVEPGSQLDGQSIVDGMPDTESTMSIIAIRRPEDGWLLVGDADASLQAGDVLIAKGTRTSASAFEDLARA
- a CDS encoding class 1 fructose-bisphosphatase; this encodes MSTALNGAVEPVDSIIRTVARSATEIRQGLIGRRSSAAEENPSGETQLEADVWADDLLYDRLSRLEGVAQYASEEREEILDCGDDIGVDDGVAVALDPLDGSSNLKSNNTMGTIVGIYDEPLPAPGEALVGACYVLYGPIITMVVATEDGVSEYELGGGEATVVQDDVTLPDDPVVYGVGGRVPDWPPAIETYVSRLESELKLRYGGAMIGDVNQVLTYGGLFAYPTLESSPEGKLRVQFEGNPIGYILEQAGGRSSDGHGSLLAVEPTELHQRTPLYVGNEAYVDLIEDVLADT